One segment of Balaenoptera ricei isolate mBalRic1 chromosome 8, mBalRic1.hap2, whole genome shotgun sequence DNA contains the following:
- the SLC22A12 gene encoding LOW QUALITY PROTEIN: solute carrier family 22 member 12 (The sequence of the model RefSeq protein was modified relative to this genomic sequence to represent the inferred CDS: inserted 2 bases in 1 codon; substituted 2 bases at 2 genomic stop codons) encodes MAFSKLPDXVGSLGRFQVLQMVVLVVPIMWLTTQNMLENSSAAMPSHCGQRTLDNSTAQASVPGALDPEALLAVSILPGPNQEPHQCLRFRQPXWQLLDPKATATNWSEAATEPRVDGWVYDRSTSTIVAKVNLMCDSEARKPTAQSIYLAGMLVGAAACCQASDRFALRLVLTWSYFPMAVWGTAAAFPPTFPVYCLFRFLVAFAVAGVMMNTGTLLMEWVSAQARALAMTLKALGFSFGQVLMAAVAHGVRGWALLRLTVSAPFFLCFVYSWWLAGSARWLLLTGRLERGLRERQRAAAINGRGQLMPAPRPCQLQVLLSATQEELSVGQAPASLGTLLRTPGLGLWTCVSTLCWFAFGFTFCDPALDLQALGSNIFLLHVLIGDVDIPAKTGTLLLLSRLDHRPTQAASLVLVGFXILADMLVPHEVGALCSALAVLGLGGGGGAFTCITIYTGEIFPTVLRMTAVGLGQMAARGGAFLRPLVRLRGVHGASLPLLLYGAAPVLGGLAARLLPETQSLPLRDTTQHVWSQAVKKATHSTQGRPVLKSTRF; translated from the exons ATGGCCTTTTCCAAACTCCCGGACTGAGTGGGCAGCCTGGGCAGGTTCCAGGTTCTCCAGATGGTGGTCCTGGTGGTCCCCATCATGTGGCTCACCACTCAGAATATGCTGGAGAATTCCTCGGCCGCCATGCCCAGCCACTGTGGACAACGGACACTGGACAACAGCACTGCCCAGGCCAGTGTCCCCGGGGCCCTGGACCCTGAGGCCCTCCTGGCCGTCTCCATCCTACCGGGCCCCAACCAGGAGCCCCACCAGTGTCTCCGCTTCCGCCAACC GTGGCAGCTCCTGGACCCCAAAGCCACGGCCACCAACTGGAGCGAGGCTGCCACGGAGCCACGCGTGGACGGCTGGGTCTATGACCGCAGCACCTCCACCATCGTGGCCAAGGTGA ACCTGATGTGCGACTCCGAGGCCCGGAAGCCCACGGCCCAGTCCATCTACCTGGCCGGGATGCTGGTGGGAGCTGCTGCGTGCTGCCAAGCCTCTGACAG GTTTGCGCTCAGGCTGGTGCTGACCTGGAGCTACTTTCCGATGGCCGTCTGGGGCACGGCAGCCGCCTTCCCCCCCACCTTCCCCGTGTACTGCCTCTTCCGCTTCCTGGTGGCCTTCGCCGTGGCGGGCGTCATGATGAACACCGGCACTCTCC TGATGGAGTGGGTATCGGCACAAGCCCGTGCCTTGGCAATGACCTTGAAAGCCCTGGGCTTCAGCTTCGGCCAGGTCCTGATGGCCGCAGTGGCCCACGGTGTGCGCGGCTGGGCGCTGCTGCGGCTGACGGTCTCTGCCCCCTTCTTCCTCTGCTTCGTGTACTCCTG GTGGCTGGCAGGGTCAGCACGATGGCTCCTCCTTACGGGCAGGCTGGAGAGGGGCCTGCGGGAGCGACAGAGGGCGGCTGCCATCAACGGGAGAGGGCA GCTGATGCCCGCGCCCCGCCCCTGCCAGCTCCAGGTCTTGCTCTCAGCCACGCAGGAGGAGCTGAGTGTGGGCCAGGCTCCTGCCAGCCTGGGCACCCTGCTCCGCACGCCTGGACTGGGCCTCTGGACCTGTGTCTCCACCCTGTGCTG gttTGCCTTTGGTTTCACCTTCTGCGACCCGGCCCTGGACCTGCAGGCCCTAGGCAGCAACATCTTCCTGCTCCACGTCCTCATCGGGGATGTTGACATCCCAGCCAAGACAGGCACCCTGCTGTTGCTGAGCCGCCTGGACCACCGGCCCACACAGGCAGCATCCCTGGTGCTGGTGGGGTTCTGAATCCTGGCCGACATGCTGGTGCCCCACG AGGTGGGGGCCCTGTGTTCAGCCCTGGCCGTACTGGGGCTTGGTGGGGGGGGAGGCGCCTTCACCTGCATCACCATCTACACTGGCGAGATCTTCCCCACTGTGCTCAG GATGACCGCAGTGGGCCTGGGCCAGATGGCAGCCCGAGGGGGAGCCTTCCTGAGGCCTCTGGTCCGGCTGCGGGGTGTACACGGTGCCTCCCTACCCCTGCTGCTGTACGGGGCGGCGCCAGTGCTGGGCGGCCTGGCCGCACGGCTGCTGCCCGAGACCCAGAGCCTGCCACTGCGCGACACTACCCAGCATGTGTGGAGCCA GGCAGTAAAGAAGGCAACACACAGCACCCAGGGGCGTCCTGTTCTGAAATCCACACGATTTTAG